The sequence TACTTATTCCGAAGCGACTTTAAAAATGCCTTCGCTAGTGCAAAGAGAATCATCGATAGTGGTAAGTATAAACTTTTCAATGATTATACAGATGCTTTTAAGCCAGATAAAAAAAATGGCATTGAGCATATCTTTCAAATACAATATTTGTCTGGTGAGCAAAATTCGGGGATTCCTGGCGCGTTTGGACCAAGATCACCCGCTGGTCCATATAATGGTACATTTTGGGCCAAAACATCTGTTTCAGGAAATTATGAACCAGAACAATCATTTGTAAATGAAAACCCCAAGTCTTATCGAAAAAGTGTTACAATAGCGAATAGCTATCTAGATATAAATGGCACGGGAAAAGTAATAACAATGAATGAAGTGTACAAAGGGAAATTTCCTTACTACATCAGCAAGTTCGACGACAGGGCCTCTGAATTACAATCCGGGGAAAACTTTAATGTCATACGCTATGCAGATATCCTGCTAATTGCTGCCGAATCGATAAATGAGATTGATCCTCAAAATGCCGATAAGTATAAATGGATTAATCAAATAAGAGAGCGCGCTCGCAATGGAATCAAAGATGATTTGCCAGATCTAGCCAATCTTTCTCAAGATGAATTCAGAACTGCAGTATTATCAGAGCGTAGGTTCGAATTGGCTTTTGAAGGAGAAAGAGCCTGGGATTTGAAAAGAAGAGGTCTGTTTCTGAAAACTATGCGGGCACAAGGCGCTATTATTGAGGATTATATGTTATTATTCCCAATTCCAAATACACAAATCATTCTCAATCCAAATCTGATTCAAAATCCGGGTTGGTGATTATTATATAGGATAAATCATCTCAGCTTTTAGTTCAATAATTTACTCGTACAGATTATGAAAATATATATATGTCTCTTCACGTTAATTTTTGGCATACCGATCATTTATAAGCCTGCTATTTTTGGCCAGGAAAAGCCAAATTTTATACTAATAATGGCAGATGATCAAGGTTGGGGTGATGTGTCATACAACGGGCATCCTTATTTGAAAACACCAAACTTAAATCGTATGGTAAAAGATGGTGTAAGGTTTACCCGATCCTATGCCGGTTCTGCAGTCTGCTCCCCTACACGCGCAAGTTTTTTAACAGGTAGAAATCCTGAAAGGTTTGGCGTATGCAACGCGAATTGCGGACATTTAAAAAAAGAGGAAATCTCAATATATGAAATGGTTAAACCGCAGGGCTATACAACAGGACATTTTGGAAAATGGCATCTGGGCACTCTCACAAAAGCAACACTTGATGCCAACCGGGGAGGAAATCCCCAGTTTGAACTGGATTATGCTCCTCCTTGGGAGCATGGAGTCGACGTAAGTTTTGTTACAGAATCAAAAGTGCCTACCTGGAATCCAATGCTAACTCCAGATACTTTGTCAATGGATGTCGACAGGAAAAAGCAAGGGAGTTCCTGGGGAACGAGTTATTGGGTTGGTGCAGGGAAAGTGGAAACAAAGAACCTGGAAGGAGACGATTCGAGAATCATTATGGATCGGGTATTACCATTTATTGACAATGCCTTAAAAGAGAAAAAACCATTTGTCAGTGTAATATGGTTTCATACTCCGCACTTGCCAGTATTGACCGGAGAAAAATATAAAAATATTTACGATGGGCTTTTAGAGGATCAAAGACAATATTATGGAGCAATCACAGCCATGGATGAGCAAATTGGTAGGTTACGAAATCATCTAGAGCAATTGGGAATCGATAAAAACACGATCATTACGTTTACCAGTGATAATGGTCCCGAAGGGAAAGCGCCAATTAAAAGGACACAAGGGCAAACTTATGGGCTGGATGGTAGAAAAAGAAGTTTAAAAGAAGGTGGAATAAGAGTTCCGGGCATTATGCTTTGGCCTGGAAAAATAGAGCCTGGAAGTGTAGAGAATACTCCTGTTTTTACTTCAGATTACTTTCCAACAATCGCTACAATATTGAATGTTGATATTAATAAATACAATAGACCTTATGATGGTACAAATATTCTTGAATTAATACAGGCCAATGGGGCTAAACCTAAATCTGATCGTTATCTTTCCTTTTTGTTGGAAGGTCAGGCTGCACATATTGGTATGAGATACAAAATTTACCGGCCTAATACTGATTCCGCCTGGCAAATGTTTGATCTTCTGTCAGATCCAGGCGAAACTAAAAATATATCAACAGAATACCCAGAATTATTCAATAAACTGATATTGGATTGGAATATCTGGGAAGCTTCGGTTAAAAGAAGTGCTGAGGGAAAAGATTATTAAGTAAATAATTAGCTTTAACCACAATGTTTCAATCAGTTAAATGCAATGTATTTCCTTCAAATCTTGCCTTAAAACCTGTGGATAATCTTAGATTAGCAAGGAAGTCGTTAAGTTTGTCTCTTTCCATAATCCCGCTAACCTGATGGTTTGCTATTGACCTGTTATCAAAAACAAGTATAACTCCATACCACCTTAAAAATAAATCTTTTAATTCACCAAGCGACGTATGGTTCAAATAGAATGCTCCACGTCGCCATGAAGTTATTTCATCTGACTCAAACGATCTAAATGAAAAACCTGTTTCATCTGAATAAAGAGCTTGCATTCCAGGAGTTAATGCTGCAGTATTTTTACCCCTTGCTGTCAATTCTACGCTTCCTTCTAATAGTGATGTTTCTGTATTTTTAGTGTTATAAGTATTCACATTAAAATGCGTACCTTTCACCAATATATCTACATTTTTAGTGTGAACAACAAATGGATTTCTGACATTTTTAGTTACTTCAAAATAAGCTTCGCCTTCCAGGTAAACTTCGCGATAAAAACCTGAGAAAATAAAAGGGAATTTTAATTTAGTTACCGAATTGATCGAAACTTTAGTCCCATCAGGAAGTATGATCTCATAGTATTTCTTAGCTGGTACCGAAAGCTCATTAAATGCAGTCGCATTTTGTATGTTTCCGGAAAAAACGAGTTTTTTCCCAGTATTATTAAGTTTAACTGTACCAATAATTATTTGTTGAGGGCTTATCGTAGATAACTTAAACCGTTTACATCCTGCCACGGATAACAGAATTTCTTCTTTTTCCATATCAACTACATTGAAAATATGAGCTGATTTACGCTTGCTTACAGTATCCAAATTCAGGTATATTAGAAAAAGGGATATCATTAAAATTATTGAAGCAGCAGCAAAATAGTATTTCCAATTTACACTGTGTTCTGTAAAAGGGGTTAATTCAATATTTTTAAAAGTCTCAAGTTCTGAATTTACATCTATCGAATCAATTACTTTAGAAAGACCAATGGACTCATTTTCGGCTTCGAGTGACTCCCAATAATCTCGCGCATTCGGATCAATTTTCAACAATGCAAGTAACTTTTGTTCAACTTCTGGCTCTAATAAGCCTGTTATCTTTTCTAGATACAATTGCCTCATTTTTTTATAATCTGCTTCCATCTATATTAAATTCAGGATAAAGTCGAGTGACCTAATTTCCCTTTAGCTTTTTTCTCAATATTTTAAGACCTGATTTTAAATGCGTTTTAAGGGAATTAACACTTATCCCCATAGCCTGAGCTGCATCTACATATTTTTTATCCTGCATATAAACAAGCTTCAATGCTTCTCTTTTTTGGGCAGGTAACACTGCCATAGCGCTTTCCAAATTGATGTGAAGTTGCTCAGAAAAACCATTTTCATCCTCATTCTTTACTATAACTTCAACTAGCTGCGTTGGTCTTTTCTTATTTAATGTTGTTTTAGAATGATTATTGATACAGCGATTATGTATACTTTTGAAGAAATAACCTTTAGCGCTGCCCTGCAAATCCAAGTAAATTTTTCTCTCCCAAAGGTCAACAAAGAAATTCTGAACAATATCCTTAGCTTCGTTCTCATCTAAAAGCAATGAATATGCACTAGCCAAAAGCAGCTTATAGTACTTCACAAAAAGTAAGTCAAATGCTTTTTGATCACCAGCCCTTAACTGTTCTAACAAATAACTATCGGAGACTTTTTCCATTGTCTTCTCAACCAAAATATTTGGTTTATCCATCAATCCTACAGGTTATTTCAGCAAAACAGTTGATTATAACTTTCGTTTGGTTTACTAATACGAAGATACACTTTCTTATTAATTATAAATAGTTAATTACTTTTCTTTCTGTTAATTACCTTCTATAACTACTTTTATATAAGCTACTTTTTGTTGTCAGTCGTCAATTATACGTCGTTTTAGCTTAACTGTAACAATCCCGCTTTGCAATTATGCCTGCTTTTCAAACCGTCTTACCTACCGCCATTAAATTTTAATAAGTGCTAAGGGGCCTAGATGAGGTTATAACGCGGATAAATGCGCTTTTAATACTAGATTATATGTTGAATTTTTGAAGAATTAAACTAAAATTTAAAAGTATAAGAACAATGGCTGAAAATTTGATTTTAACAATAGTAAGGATATATACATTGGTTTGTAAAGGGCCTAGCTATTAAGAGTAATTAGTATTATAAACGATCAGGAGGTACTAAATAACAAACAAGATTACCTCAATTTAAAACTTTTAATTAGCCTAGATTTGTAAAAAGCTTGCCTATGATTCAGGCTTTCACCTTACATATAATCTCACTTACTATTTCTGATTCAAATTTTCCGCCAATATAGGCCTATTCTATTGAATACGTATACTGTGTACCGTTAGCATATTATTCTGCATAAGCTAAATTGTTGTTTGATGATTAGGTTGGCTCCTATACAAAAATTCCTTGTGTACTTACTAGCCGGTTTGTTACTATAGAAAATGCCATTCGTCTAATGCTTATCATTCCAATCGGATAGCACAAGTAGCAGGCTAAAACGTAGATATAACTAAGCTACTATCAGTCGAACGACTGCTTTATTGAGTTCTATTCGATTGTGAACCACTGTTAACTTAACTTGAAAAACGTTGCTAATCCACGTAGATTAGTACAGCGGTATGGTAAATTATAATTATTTGCTTCTGGGTAATAATCAGGCCGATCTACAACATTTAAACCAATTGTTGACCCAGGTTCCTCTCACGAATAAGATCCATTGCAGACATACTATTGGAGAAGCAATCGAGTTAATCCAGGCTAATCAGTATGATGTTGTATTTTTAGATACACATTTAGCCGACCAGTCTGGACTTAGCTGGTTTCACCAGTTACCCGCTCCTCCCGTAACTATCGTCATCAGTACTGATGCTCACTATGCGGTCGAATGTTTCGACTTACCTATTGCCGATTTCCTGCTTAAACCTATTACTTTGCCTCGATTATTTAGGGCTATTTTTCGGGCCCTGGCATCTCCGGTTAACCACAAAAAGCAGGACGCAAATCAATCAATCCTGCTCTATAGTGGACGAAAGTTACATAAATTCACTCTGGATGATCTGCTCTTTTTCGAAGCTTTTGGTGCAAGTACCAAAATCCATATGCCTGGACAAACAATCATTGTCAACTCACCCATTTCGGCCTTAGAAGCACAGTTGCCTGTCTGGCAATTTCAGCGAATACAAAAATCGTTTATCATTAATCTCACCAAAGTTTCTATGCTGGACGCTAAGGCAGTCTGGATTGAGAATACGCGGATTCCCATTGGCCTGCACTATCGTGAGTTTGTACGAGAGCTATTTCCCCTGGTTGTTAAAAAAGAATTATAGCGATGAGGGAATTTATCTAATTCGCAGGGTACAGCATTGAACAGGCTACAACTCAGGTATAATTTGCTCTTCACGTGCTAGTTCGACTAACAACTCTTATGAAAAAAAATACCTTCTATGTGCCCCTATGGGCACTGGTTTTGCTTTCCCTTTTTAATGCGTGTAACCCTACTACCACATCAACGCCAACCACTTCAGCAACATCTACTCTGCCCGAGCGTATTATGTTGAATACCGCTTATGGCACGCATGTCAGTCAAAAGTTGGACCTGTATTTACCCGCAAACCGGACGGCTGCTACTAAACTGGTGGTAATGATTCACGGCGGGGCTTGGATCGGCGGGGATAAAACGGAAATGAATAACCTGATAGCAGCCTTTAGAGCCAAGTGGCCTGATTGCGCAGTAGCCAATATCAATTATCGGCTGGCTAACAGTAATAATGTTCATAGTGAAGAGATCATGTCCGATATTAAAGCCGCGGTAAACTTCATAGCTACCAATAAAGTATCCTTCCAGATCTCGGATACAATGGGTATGGTAGGAGCTAGTGCAGGAGCCCAACTTGCCTTGTTATATACCTACACTCAGAACAACAATGACTATGTTAAATGTGTATCAGATCTATATGCCCCCTGCGTGATCGATGATTTGGATTGGTACAATAGTTTTAACGCTTTTCTTGGCCTCAAGATTAAAGATGTTCTTACCCAGTATAATGGATTTACCTGGGAAAAAAATGTGGCGCTTTATCATGCCAATAGCCCTTACACTCAATTGAATACGGAGGACAAACCGACGATAGTATTTCATGGCACGCTGGATATGATTGTACCCATTTACCAGAGCCAGTGGCTCAAGGCAAAATTAATAGCAAAGAAAGTACCTAATGAATATTACGAATATCTGGATGGCCATGGCTTTAGTGAGACTAATAATAAGGATAGTATGGCTAAAACGGTAGCCTTCTTTCAGCGCCATATGAAACTATAATCGAAATTGATGCTAATTAAATGGTGAGCATCAATTCACGATCTGGAGATTAAATCTACTGCCCTGACTCGCAACTAGTCGGTAACGGCCTGTGACGACTGTTTCTCAGCTATCGAATTTGATTCATAACCTTTTTAGAACTCCTTAGGAAGGAATTGGCGGCTTGTTTATCTTAACAAGAAGAGCATCGTAGCAATCTTAGAATCGCCCAAATCAGCCTTTTTGCCATTATCTACTACTGATCAGGTAATCACTTTAGCTCAGCGCCAACCAATGTCAGTTTTAAGCCTGCTATTCCAGAAGTCACGTGTTAAGAGACATGACTGAATTGATGTCTTATCCAACCACGGATAAATCGAGCTCGTGTTCATCAAACGATTAAGGATAAATACTTCCTTGACCCACACTCGCCCACTGTCATAAGCAAATTGCTATCCAATTGTAATTTATTTGCTTTTCCAGGTCAGCTTTCGCATGAGACGAGCGATGGTTTCATAGTGCTAAAAAGTATTTTCATACCATTTTCTATAGTTTATAGAAGCCTTAAAAGCTTAGCACATTTTTTTTCATCGCCAAGGCATACATCTTGATTAATACCCTCAGCGGACAGAATTTAATCAAAATCTATGACTATTTCTACTCACGGTACCACCATTTACTACTGCTTATCGATCAAGTGCGGTTAAGGAGTGCCTAGATGCCGATTTATGCCTGCTCTGACTATTAACGATGGTAGAGTCAGCGCTCTCCCTTGGTCACTTTTCATTCAGGAGCACTGAATTTTCAAACTGGCACGGACCCTTTAAGGCTACGGGCTGGCACTCCACTATTTACCCTGTAAGCATTTTTATTCACTGTAACTATGACGCTTCTCTATCACCTTCAGTTGATTTCCCTTCAGACCCAGGGAACGAAAATCCACTTGGATCAATCTTTGTTCCGATGGATCTTCAGGACTATTATTTTTTCTGTTGGTATGGTCTTAATAACTACTATAAAGCAGGAAACATATGCCCAGCTTCCTTTGGTCGAGGGGCAATCGATCGTTACCTGCGGTACTGGTGATGTATATACGATTAAGCCATCAAACCCTAATGATCCTGTAATCGGTATCAAGGATGTTAGAAGCCTTCCTTCAGCAAGCCCGGCTCCGTTTGAACCTAGTGCTTACATGGCTTCAGACTGGTTATATGGTACCGTAAATGACGCAACCGGCAGGACCGATAAACTGGGTACTGTTTTTGGCATTACTTATGATAAACAAAAAAATATCTATACAACCCACTATTCTGGATGGGGTGTATGGGCGACTGGTGGGGCCGCTGGGGCCGCAACGGTGAAAGCTTCTTATCCCCGTCCTACTGATGGTTTCTACCCCAAAGGTTCGGACAATCCAGGAAAAGGAGGACCAGGTGCTATTTATAAGATTGACGCAAACACAGAAGCCGTTACCGTATTGGCCACACTCCCTCAAAGTGCGTCCATTCCTTTATTTGACCCGGCAAGCTCAGTTGCTTGCTGTGGAGCGGGAACCCCGTTTACGGACCCTTACGGACGATCAACCGTCGTTTGGTACTATCATCAAACGAACAAAACAGGTCCGGGTCTAGGCAATATCGATTACGATTATATTCATAATCAACTATTTGTAACTAACCTTGAGGATGGCAAAATTTATCGTATCAGCACATCAGGCACCATTTTAAGCAATTTTGATCCAATGTCGGCTGATGATGGCCTTGCCGGTTATGCACCTTTGGGAGAAAGGATCTGGGGCATTGGCTATAATCATATTGATAACCGTGTATACTATGCGGTTTGGAATCAGGAGATCGGCTCTACCACCCAAAATACTATTCGCTCTGTCGCCCTGAATGCCTCGGGTGATTTTGTTGCGGGTAGTGATAAATTAGAAATTACTGTCCCATTTGTTAATGGTTATACGGCCCGAAATGGTGGTAATGGCACTGCCTGGGTGGCGGATCCAATCACAGACATTGAGTTTTCATCTGATGGCAAGATGCTCATGTCAGGAAAGTCAATGATATGGGATTGGGTAGAACGGGCACACTCTTCCCGGCCTTTGGAATATGTAAAAAGCGGATCCAGCTGGACACTGAACAAAGAGTTTTTTGTTGGCTCTTTTTTGACCCAAACCAATGCAGCTGGCGGAGTAGATTATGGGTATATGAACGGTATGGTGAATAGTGCCAATAAAGAGCAAATGATATGGGCATCGTCCAATGTTATCAGAACATCATTTGATAATGTAACGCCTGCACTTCCTGATTTTGATATTGTTTATGGGGCGCAGGGTGTTCCAATTAGCAGTACAGTTACAGAAGCCAACAAAACAGAGCAAGGCGTCATGGATGGCACCTGGAACTTCGACTATAATGGCGACTATCAATTAAACAATAAAGGATATATCGGCGATATCGATATATATTCTGATTTCCCTCCGGTCTGCGCCCTGAACACTACTGCTGTACCAACAACTTGTGCTCCCGCGACCAACCAATATAATATAAGTGGGACGGTAAGTCTGACTGCTGCTGTAGCCGGTACACTCACGATCAGTACTGGCGCTTCGGCCACAACGATAGCTGTCACTGCAGCTACAACATCGGTCAACTATACTCTCAATGGCCTCGTCTCCGATGGTCAGAGCCATACCGTGACGGCCAGCCTACCCGGCTGCTCGACCACGACCGCTACCTATACCGCCCCGGCATCGTGCACCTTAGCCCCGGTCTGCTCCATGAGTGCGGTGGCTACGCCGGGGCTCTGTGCTACGGCTACCAACGCCTACTCGGCAACGGCCCTCGTCACCCTGACCAACCCCACGCCCGGTGTGCTCACCGTCACCAACGGGGCCCAGAGTCTGACCTTCGCCACGACGGCTGTGAGCTCAGCTACCTTCACGGCGGTTTTCAACGGCCTCGTCTCCGATGGGCAGAGCCATACCGTCACGGCCAGCTTGCCCGGCTGCTCCACCACCACGGCCACCTATACCGCCCCGGCATCGTGCACCTTAGCCCCGGTCTGCTCCATGAGTGCGGTGGCTACGCCAGGGCTCTGCGCCACGGCTACCAACGCCTACTCAGCCACCGCTGTGGTGAAGCTGACCAACCCCACACCCGGTGTGCTCACCGTCACCAACGGGGCTCAGAGTCTGACCTTCGCCACGACGGCTGTGAGCTCAGCCACCTTCACGGCGGTCTTCAACGGCCTCGTCTCCGATGGGCAGAGCCATACCGTCACGGCTAGCCTACCCGGCTGTTCGACCACCACGGCCACCTATACCGCTCCGGCATCGTGCACCATAGCCCCGGTCTGCTCGATCACAGCGGTGGCTACGCCGGGGCTCTGCGCCACGGCCACCAACGCCTATTCGGCCACCGCTGTGGTGAAGCTGACCAACCCCACACCCGGTGTGCTCACCGTCACCAACGGGGCCCAGAGTCTGACCTTCGCCACGACGGCTGTGAGCTCAGCCACCTTCACGGCGGTCTTCAACGGCCTCGTCTCCGATGGGCAGAGCCATACCGTCACGGCTAGCCTACCCGGCTGTTCGACCACCACGGCCACCTATACCGCTCCGGCATCGTGCACCATAGCCCCGGTCTGCTCGATCACAGCGGTGGCTACGCCGGGGCTCTGCGCCACGGCCACCAACGCCTATTCGGCCACCGCTGTGGTGAAGCTGACCAACCCCACACCCGGTGTGCTCACCGTCACCAACGGGGCCCAGAGTCTGACCTTCGCCACGACGGCTGTGAGCTCAGCCACCTTCACGGCGGTCTTCAATGGACTCGTCTCCGATGGGCAGAGCCATACCGTCACGGCTAGCTTGCCCGGCTGTTCGACCACCACGGCCACCTATACCGCTCCGGCATCGTGCACCATAGCCCCGGTCTGCTCGATCACGGCGGTAGCTACGCCAGGGCTCTGCGCCACGGCTACCAACGCCTACTCAGCCACCGCTGTGGTCACGCTGGCTAACCCCACACCCGGTGTGCTCACCGTCACCAACGGGGCTCAGAGTCTGACCTTCGCCACGACGGCTGTGAGCTCAGCCACCTTCACGGCGGTCTTCAACGGCCTCGTCTCCGATGGGCAGAGTCATACCGTCACGGCTAGCCTGCCCGGCTGTTCGACCACGACCACGACCTATGTGGCCCCAGCATCGTGCACCATAGCCCCGGTCTGCTCGATCACAGCGGTGGCTACGCCGGGGCTCTGCGCCACGGCCACCAACGCCTATTCGGCCACCGCTGTGGTGAGGCTGACCAACCCCACACCCGGTGTGCTCACCGTCACCAATGGGACCCAGAGTCTGACCACCACCATTGCCAGCGGACTCGACAGCTTCTCCTTCACGGCGGTCTTCAACGGCCTCATCTCCGATGGGCAGAGTCATACCGTCACGGCTAGCCTGCCCGGCTGTTCGACCACGACCGCTACCTATACCGCCCCGGTATCGTGCACCATAGCCCCGGTCTGCTCGATGAGTGCGGTGGCTACACCGGGGCTCTGTGCTACGGCTACCAACGCCTACTCGGCAACGGCCCTCGTCACCCTGACCAACCTCACACCCGGTGTGCTCACCGTCACCAACGGGGCTCAGAGTCTGACCTTCGCCACGACGGCTGTGAGCTCAGCCACCTTCACGGCGGTTTTCAACGGCCTCGTCTCCGATGGGCAGAGTCATACCGTCACGGCTAGCTTGCCCGGCTGTTCGACCACCACGGCCACCTATACCGCTCCGGCATCGTGCACCATAGCCCCGGTCTGCTCGATCACGGCGGTAGCTACGCCAGGGCTCTGCGCCACGGCTACCAACGCCTACTCAGCCACCGCTGTGGTCACGCTGGCTAACCCCACACCCGGTGTGCTCACCGTCACCAACGGGGCTCAGAGTCTGACCTTCGCCACGACGGCTGTGAGCTCAGCCACCTTCACGGCGGTTTTCAACGGCCTCGTCTCCGATGGGCAGAGTCATACCGTCACGGCTAGCCTGCCCGGCTGTTCGACCACGACCACGACCTATGTGGCCCCAGCATCGTGCACCATAGCCCCGGTCTGCTCGATCACAGCGGTGGCTACGCCGGGGCTCTGCGCCACGGCCACCAACGCCTATTCGGCCACCGCTGTGGTGAGGCTGACCAACCCCACACCCGGTGTGCTCACCGTCACCAATGGGACCCAGAGTCTGACCACCACCATTGCCAGCGGACTCGACAGCTTCTCCTTCACGGCGGTCTTCAACGGCCTCATCTCCGATGGGCAGAGTCATACCGTCACGGCTAGCCTGCCCGGCTGTTCGACCACGACCACGACCTATGTGGCCCCAGCATCGTGCACCATAGCCCCGGTCTGCTCGATCACAGCGGTGGCTACGCCGGGGCTCTGCGCCACGGCCACCAACGCCTATTCGGCCACCGCTGTGGTGAGGCTGACCAACCCCACACCCGGTGTGCTCACCGTCACCAATGGGACCCAGAGTCTGACCACCACCATTGCCAGCGGACTCGACAGCTTCTCCTTCACGGCGGTCTTCAACGGCCTCATCTCCGATGGGCAGAGTCATACCGTCACGGCTAGCCTACCCGGCTGCTCGACCACGACCGCTACCTATACCGCCCCGGTATCGTGCACCATAGCCCCGGTCTGCTCGATGAGTGCGGTGGCTACACCGGGGCTCTGTGCCACGGCTACCAACGCCTACTCGGCAACGGCCCTCGTCACCCTGACCAACCTCACACCCGGTGTGCTCACCGTCACCAACGGGGCTCAGAGTCTGACCTTCGCCACGACGGCTGTGAGCTCAGCCACCTTCACGGCGGTTTTCAACGGCCTCGTCTCCGATGGGCAGAGTCATACCGTCACGGCTAGCTTGCCCGGTTGCTCCACCACCACGGCCACCTATACCGCCCCGGAATCCTGCACCCTAGCCCCGCCCTGTTCGATAAGTGCCCTGGTCACGGCCGGTAGTTGCGCCACGGCTACCAACGCCTACTCAGCCACCGCTGTGGTGAGGCTGACCAACCCCACGCCCGGTGTGCTCACCGTCACCAACGGGGCTCAGAGTCTGACCTTCGCCACGACGGCTGTGAGCTCAGCCACCTTCACGGCCACCTTCAACGGCCTCACCTCCGATGGGCAGAGCCATACCGTCACGGCCAGCCTACCCGGCTGTTCGACCACCACGGCCACCTATACCGCTCCTACTAGTTGCTCACTCGCACCGGCGCTGGCACTGATTATTACCCCTGGCACTTGCAATACAGCTACCAATCAGTATGTGGTCACGGGAAGCATCAGCCTCACAGCGACTTCCGCTGGCACCCTAACCATATCCGACGGTACGTCTACAACCACCGTTTCGGTAACGGCAAATCAGCCTTCGGTAACCTTCAATTTGGCTGGACTTCCCTCGGGAACAGGCAGTCACTCCCTGACGGTCAGCTATCTGGGTAAAATCTCCAGTGTTACCTACACAGCTCCATTGTCTTGTACAATAACACCACCTTGCTTACTCAACTTAGTGGTTGCCCCTGATGTTTGCAACACAGCTACTAACCAGTATAGTGTCAGAGGAACCATTTCGGCAACCAATACAATTGGCAGTCAACTGGTTACCATTACCGATGGCATTGTCAGCATGACTGCAACCCTCGTAGGCAATGAGCCAACCAGTTTCACCCTGAGCGGTTTAACCAGTAGTGGTACGTTGCATACCCTAACAGCTTCAGCAACGAACTGTGGCCTGACCAGCACCACTTACACCGCACCAGCTTCCTGCTCGGTAGCACCAACGGCCGGACTGGGTGACTTCGTCTGGAGTGATACCAACAAGAATGGCATTCAGGATGCGGGCGAAGCCCCCATCCCCAACGTAGTGGCGACCCTGTTCATCAATGGGGTCAGCTCGGCCACCACCCTGACCAATGCCACTGGCTTCTACTCCTTCACCGGACTCACACCCGGATCG comes from Spirosoma aureum and encodes:
- a CDS encoding SdrD B-like domain-containing protein, with product MVLITTIKQETYAQLPLVEGQSIVTCGTGDVYTIKPSNPNDPVIGIKDVRSLPSASPAPFEPSAYMASDWLYGTVNDATGRTDKLGTVFGITYDKQKNIYTTHYSGWGVWATGGAAGAATVKASYPRPTDGFYPKGSDNPGKGGPGAIYKIDANTEAVTVLATLPQSASIPLFDPASSVACCGAGTPFTDPYGRSTVVWYYHQTNKTGPGLGNIDYDYIHNQLFVTNLEDGKIYRISTSGTILSNFDPMSADDGLAGYAPLGERIWGIGYNHIDNRVYYAVWNQEIGSTTQNTIRSVALNASGDFVAGSDKLEITVPFVNGYTARNGGNGTAWVADPITDIEFSSDGKMLMSGKSMIWDWVERAHSSRPLEYVKSGSSWTLNKEFFVGSFLTQTNAAGGVDYGYMNGMVNSANKEQMIWASSNVIRTSFDNVTPALPDFDIVYGAQGVPISSTVTEANKTEQGVMDGTWNFDYNGDYQLNNKGYIGDIDIYSDFPPVCALNTTAVPTTCAPATNQYNISGTVSLTAAVAGTLTISTGASATTIAVTAATTSVNYTLNGLVSDGQSHTVTASLPGCSTTTATYTAPASCTLAPVCSMSAVATPGLCATATNAYSATALVTLTNPTPGVLTVTNGAQSLTFATTAVSSATFTAVFNGLVSDGQSHTVTASLPGCSTTTATYTAPASCTLAPVCSMSAVATPGLCATATNAYSATAVVKLTNPTPGVLTVTNGAQSLTFATTAVSSATFTAVFNGLVSDGQSHTVTASLPGCSTTTATYTAPASCTIAPVCSITAVATPGLCATATNAYSATAVVKLTNPTPGVLTVTNGAQSLTFATTAVSSATFTAVFNGLVSDGQSHTVTASLPGCSTTTATYTAPASCTIAPVCSITAVATPGLCATATNAYSATAVVKLTNPTPGVLTVTNGAQSLTFATTAVSSATFTAVFNGLVSDGQSHTVTASLPGCSTTTATYTAPASCTIAPVCSITAVATPGLCATATNAYSATAVVTLANPTPGVLTVTNGAQSLTFATTAVSSATFTAVFNGLVSDGQSHTVTASLPGCSTTTTTYVAPASCTIAPVCSITAVATPGLCATATNAYSATAVVRLTNPTPGVLTVTNGTQSLTTTIASGLDSFSFTAVFNGLISDGQSHTVTASLPGCSTTTATYTAPVSCTIAPVCSMSAVATPGLCATATNAYSATALVTLTNLTPGVLTVTNGAQSLTFATTAVSSATFTAVFNGLVSDGQSHTVTASLPGCSTTTATYTAPASCTIAPVCSITAVATPGLCATATNAYSATAVVTLANPTPGVLTVTNGAQSLTFATTAVSSATFTAVFNGLVSDGQSHTVTASLPGCSTTTTTYVAPASCTIAPVCSITAVATPGLCATATNAYSATAVVRLTNPTPGVLTVTNGTQSLTTTIASGLDSFSFTAVFNGLISDGQSHTVTASLPGCSTTTTTYVAPASCTIAPVCSITAVATPGLCATATNAYSATAVVRLTNPTPGVLTVTNGTQSLTTTIASGLDSFSFTAVFNGLISDGQSHTVTASLPGCSTTTATYTAPVSCTIAPVCSMSAVATPGLCATATNAYSATALVTLTNLTPGVLTVTNGAQSLTFATTAVSSATFTAVFNGLVSDGQSHTVTASLPGCSTTTATYTAPESCTLAPPCSISALVTAGSCATATNAYSATAVVRLTNPTPGVLTVTNGAQSLTFATTAVSSATFTATFNGLTSDGQSHTVTASLPGCSTTTATYTAPTSCSLAPALALIITPGTCNTATNQYVVTGSISLTATSAGTLTISDGTSTTTVSVTANQPSVTFNLAGLPSGTGSHSLTVSYLGKISSVTYTAPLSCTITPPCLLNLVVAPDVCNTATNQYSVRGTISATNTIGSQLVTITDGIVSMTATLVGNEPTSFTLSGLTSSGTLHTLTASATNCGLTSTTYTAPASCSVAPTAGLGDFVWSDTNKNGIQDAGEAPIPNVVATLFINGVSSATTLTNATGFYSFTGLTPGSSLSYSVGFTAPNGYTATLANVGDDTKDSDADLITGKTQAITLTAGEFNPTLDAGFSGTNPELSLDKRVDKSKATLGEVLSYSLVLTNTGTTVATNVVVQDSTSAGLSYVLNSATAPVGTTFTQGTPISHWTIASLNPGQSLTLTVQAKADSSGILYNTATIPGDTAKVCTSIPVKMCLGDEYTLTAPVGRPSYRWFKDGILIQAQSSNELVVNEPGSYSLESDNTGGICPDFSCCPFILELDTLPDYQAVAVAATCQGNTPQNNGQVVLSQFNPKHTYQYSPGASFNPAASLSGPAQVIPANGVLASTLASPGVATAYTVRVYNQSGCYSDMTVLLMPTVCDCPAEVCLPYVIKQTKRPGRLGDQK